The DNA segment CTCAGGAGTCTGCAGATGGGCAAGCTTCTTGTTAAGCAAGATCTCAAACAGCATATAGCGGCTTCGGCAGTTGAACTCGCCGAATCAATTGACGCCAAATGCCTGGTCGTAATAACGAAAAAAGGATTGATGGCTCAACTGACGACAAACTGCAGGCCGGCCAAAACACCTATTCATGCGGTAACTTTCGATAGCAGAATAAAACGGCAACTGTCTCTGAACAGAGCCGTAATCGCGCATCGCATGGATGAATCCGAGGATCCCGAGGGGAGGACCCAAGAAGCATTCGAACTTCTGAAGAAAAAGCGGATATTAAATCCGGGTGACCGAGTCGTGTTAGTATCCGACGTCATAACGACTGCCGGCATAGACTCAATCCAGCTAAGAGAGATAGGGTAAAGGAATTTAACTCTGCTTAAAGCAAAACCGCACACACAGCCGTAATAATAAACGCGCCGATAAAATTAAGCACTACCCCCTTCCTCGCCATCACCCTAGCCGGGAAGGCTCCTGTGCTGAATACCACAACGTTCGGCGCAGTCGCAACCGGAAGCATGAACGCGCAGCTTGCGCTCATCGCCGCGGGGACCATAAGCAGGGCCGGTTCAATGTCCATCGCCATCGCGGTAGCAGCCAGAATCGGCATCATCAGAGTTGTGGTTGCGGTATTGCTCGTGAGTTCCGTGAGAAAAGTAATCGTAAGGCAGATAATGGCCAGTATCAAAACGATGTGCAAAACGCCAAGACCGGAAAGAGCTTCGCCGAGCGCAATGCTTAACCCGGACGAGATAAAAGCCTTTGCAATCGCGATACCGCCACCGAACAAAATGAGCATTCCCCAAGGAATGTCGCTTGCCGTATCCCAGTCAAGCAACCTGCCTCCCTTGCCGTTTGGGACGAGAAACATCACTATAACGGCTGCAAGCGCCACACTGGCATCGGTCGCTCCAGGAACTCCAAACCAAGTTTTCCAACCGCCAAACGGCTCGCTGCGCGTCATCCAGGCAACTGCAGTGAGTAGGAAGACAATCAGCACGCGCATCTCGTGAGCACTCCACTTCCCCACTTCCGGCATGGTGAAGCTGCCCGAACCGCTAAGATGCCGAGTTAGGTAGAACCCGATTATGGGAACGAAAATCACGACAACCGGAATTCCCCAGCTCATCCAAGTGAGAAACGGGATTTCCGCCCCGGTGTTCTGGAAATAAATCTCGCTGAACACTAGGTTGGGGGGAGTTCCTATGGGCGTTCCTATCCCTCCGACACTCGCCGCGTGTGCTATGCCGAGCAACAGTGGCACCGCTAGCGTTTTGTCTTTGGCTTTTTCCAGCACGGCTATGGCCACGGGGAGCATCATAAGAGTGGTGGCGGTGTTTGAAATCCACATGCTTAACACCGCCGAGGCTGCCATAAAACCGAATACCAGCCGCCTGTTGCTTGACCCTCCGAAAAAACTGACCATGGTGAGCGCTATGCGCCTGTGGGCTCCGCTGCCCGCCATCGCCGTTGACAGTATGAATCCGCCGAGAAGGAGCAATATAAGAGGAGCCCCATAGGATTCACTGATTTCCCTCGGAGAAAGAACACCCAGAATCGGAAACAGTGCAAATGGCAACAGGGAAGTCACAGGAATCGGCACGGGTTCAAAAATCCACCACACCGCACATACGGCGGAAACCGCGGCAGTCCAGCACGCGTCACTCTCCCACCCAAGGGATTTTAGCGTGAAAAAAAGGACGGCCCCGAGAACAGGACCCATGATGAGAAAAAAAAGAGAGAGTCCGCTGGTCGGAAACTGTTTTTTTCCGCACATTTCAGCAATCCACGTCTCTCAGCACCTTTTCTATCTCGTAACCCGCTGCTATGGTCGCAACCTTGGAAACAAGATCAAACGTTGACGGAATCCCGTTTGGCGAAGAGGTCTCACACGGCAGAAACTCCATCCCTTTTGAATTAAGGTTCTCAAGTTCACTCCGAAGAGGATTAACCCTGTAGAACATCCCCGCCACTTGGGACTGAACGAGGTAAACAACGGGCTCGCCGACAAGACCGTCCCCGACGCGAAGCGATGTCGGCACACCCTCCTGTATGACAACGTCCCGAACAGGTACTCCTCCTTTTGAAACCCGCATTCTCTTCCTGTCGCGCGAGTTCATCCGCACTATGCTTTGCGGATCGATGACACTCGCAACAGCCATGCCGTAGGTCCCCGAATTGCTTTTGACGAAAAGTGAAGGCTCGTGATCTATGCCTCTTTTCGAATACTCGTCTTTGACTATTGAAAGAACTTCGCCGGCCCTTGCAGAAACCCGCTCCCTGTCCTCGGGAAAATCGAAATCCACCCCGCTTTCCAAGACAGTTTCAACCGACATCACCCAGGGATCAACCTCCAGTATTTCGGCAAGTTCGCTGCAGAGACGATTATAAAACTCAAAATGTACGTCTTTTTTTCTCGCATGCCATCCTATTTCAACGGGCGGCAAGACGGGCTGGCGCAAATTATGAAGCGTCTTCGGACATCTTTCCGAAAAATCGTTGTTTATCATTACAATATCAGGAACGAAGCCGTCTATTTTTGCCAAGCCTCCCTCCTGAAAAACCCGTTTCGCCTCGATTACCTTCCCGCTTGCCGAACTGAACGAGACGCTTTCTCTTCGAAACTCCTCATTCGCGATTCCGACCTCTACCTCGTAGTCCTCGTCCTCCAGAACAGATTTTATTACCAAGACGTTTTCCCAGTAGTGGGTGTTCTTAGTATTCAACTCGGGAACCAAGAGAATTTTTTGGGCACTTGGATACCTGGAAAAAAGATATTCTCTGAAAAGCTTTCCAGCATTTTTCCTGAACCCTTCGGAAAGATTGTTAAAGCCCGCGGGAAAAACGTTGGTATCTATAGGGGCGATTTTGTGCTCGGAGAAACGCAGGTCGACGGAACTGTAAAGCGGCACCATAACCTTTTCGCAATGAGACCCTATCCAGCGGGAAATCTCCTCACTCTTGCCTTCTATACTTTTTTCAAGCTGCTCCATAAACATCGTACGCTATGAGACCCTTACGACGAAAGTTCCGCAGAGCCTGTCACTGAGAGTCTTGCGTTGAGGATCAGGTACCGCCAGTGCAAAACCCAAAAAAACCGTGGCCACGGAAAAAACCCAGCCTATCCACCTGAGTAAGTTTGCCTGAAACCCGGCAAGTGAACCGTCCTGCATCACGACCCGAATACCCGCAACCGCATTTCCGAGAGTCGTTCCGCACAAGAAGGGAAGAAAAATAAAATAAGTGGTCGCCAAGATATAAGCGCAAAGACATACCCATCCCCATATGGAAACAAACTCGCTGAAACCCGGGAAAAAAGTCTCTCCGATCAGGTGCGCTCCCGAGAGAAGCGCAACAGCAGCCACGCAGAGAGTAAACAGAAGATCAACGGAGAACGCGAAAAATCTCTCTCCGAAAGTCGCAGGCACCATTCCGTGGGGCAGCGGCGGGGGACTCTCCTTTTCTATTTCTTCTTCCTTTGCTTCCGCCTCTACCTCCGCGATTTCCTCTCCCAGGTCCCTTTCAAACCTGAGAAAATCCTCCATCTCCTCTGTCTCATCCGCCGCCAAACCCTCGTCCCGAAGCTCATCCGGGGCGCCAAGCTCGCTCAGGGCTTCAACAGTCTCGGACCAGGTAAGAACGCCGCTGGGTGCGAGTTCTCTGTCCCCGCCAATAACCACCTCCGTACTCAGCTCGTCTTCGTAGAGATACTTAAAAATAGGCACTGGTGACAGGACGGCTCCACATTTCTTGCATTCCTCAAGATAATCGAAGCTTGTGTAACCGCACTCAGGACATTTCATGGTCAGGATCTTGCGGAGGCTATCTCCCGGAGCGCTCGGAGTTCAGGGAGAGACGGTAATCCACGGCATTTCTGATCGCCTTTATG comes from the Candidatus Dadabacteria bacterium genome and includes:
- a CDS encoding SLC13/DASS family transporter, translated to MCGKKQFPTSGLSLFFLIMGPVLGAVLFFTLKSLGWESDACWTAAVSAVCAVWWIFEPVPIPVTSLLPFALFPILGVLSPREISESYGAPLILLLLGGFILSTAMAGSGAHRRIALTMVSFFGGSSNRRLVFGFMAASAVLSMWISNTATTLMMLPVAIAVLEKAKDKTLAVPLLLGIAHAASVGGIGTPIGTPPNLVFSEIYFQNTGAEIPFLTWMSWGIPVVVIFVPIIGFYLTRHLSGSGSFTMPEVGKWSAHEMRVLIVFLLTAVAWMTRSEPFGGWKTWFGVPGATDASVALAAVIVMFLVPNGKGGRLLDWDTASDIPWGMLILFGGGIAIAKAFISSGLSIALGEALSGLGVLHIVLILAIICLTITFLTELTSNTATTTLMMPILAATAMAMDIEPALLMVPAAMSASCAFMLPVATAPNVVVFSTGAFPARVMARKGVVLNFIGAFIITAVCAVLL
- the gshA gene encoding glutamate--cysteine ligase; this encodes MFMEQLEKSIEGKSEEISRWIGSHCEKVMVPLYSSVDLRFSEHKIAPIDTNVFPAGFNNLSEGFRKNAGKLFREYLFSRYPSAQKILLVPELNTKNTHYWENVLVIKSVLEDEDYEVEVGIANEEFRRESVSFSSASGKVIEAKRVFQEGGLAKIDGFVPDIVMINNDFSERCPKTLHNLRQPVLPPVEIGWHARKKDVHFEFYNRLCSELAEILEVDPWVMSVETVLESGVDFDFPEDRERVSARAGEVLSIVKDEYSKRGIDHEPSLFVKSNSGTYGMAVASVIDPQSIVRMNSRDRKRMRVSKGGVPVRDVVIQEGVPTSLRVGDGLVGEPVVYLVQSQVAGMFYRVNPLRSELENLNSKGMEFLPCETSSPNGIPSTFDLVSKVATIAAGYEIEKVLRDVDC
- a CDS encoding RDD family protein produces the protein MKCPECGYTSFDYLEECKKCGAVLSPVPIFKYLYEDELSTEVVIGGDRELAPSGVLTWSETVEALSELGAPDELRDEGLAADETEEMEDFLRFERDLGEEIAEVEAEAKEEEIEKESPPPLPHGMVPATFGERFFAFSVDLLFTLCVAAVALLSGAHLIGETFFPGFSEFVSIWGWVCLCAYILATTYFIFLPFLCGTTLGNAVAGIRVVMQDGSLAGFQANLLRWIGWVFSVATVFLGFALAVPDPQRKTLSDRLCGTFVVRVS